A stretch of the Desulfovibrio sp. X2 genome encodes the following:
- a CDS encoding aldehyde ferredoxin oxidoreductase N-terminal domain-containing protein, translating into MSDNPFRVCIVHLDEAKAEIVSFGEKNALMGGSGLAAALFEKYGLPSEPWSHPDQPLIFAIGCLSGYFPLMSKVVAGFKSPYHDQYAESHAGGRLGLCMRFSGYDAVVLTGRAKTPCAVHVGSRSVEVQDANYLWGANAFTTGRIIRRAFPGSSGHRSILRIGPAGETLSAYACINVDTFRHFGRLGSGSVMGVKNVKAMVVTGDADFDLPGDPKAYTALFKKVHQEMTATEMMSKYHNLGTPGNVIPLNELSSLPIRNLQQTRDPDAVGISGEKFAEDLLIRNAACAGCPVGCIHVGMLREQFQAEHRFQIRQVSYDHELIFSVGAMLGVMNASHALALMDEVEKQGLDVMSAGVALAWATEAQQKGVVSREQTGADLAFGNVEGYKHAIWSLGHADNEFYRDLAQGAMTAARKYGGEDFACVLGQEMAGYATGETFFASQSLSFRHSHLDTGAYGYDQKKHDKDVDKAVKYLVDDERERVLLTCMVSCLFARGVYKKELLAECLSAVGLPDLAANMDAPAEAMQRLRWRMRLATGYDPAKTRVPKRFMQIETWAGKMDQDYLDSLRSAYTDAIRELGAKPEPTAEA; encoded by the coding sequence ATGTCTGACAATCCCTTCCGCGTCTGCATCGTCCACCTCGACGAGGCCAAGGCCGAGATCGTCTCCTTCGGTGAGAAGAACGCCCTCATGGGCGGCAGCGGCTTGGCCGCCGCCCTCTTCGAGAAGTACGGGCTGCCGAGCGAGCCCTGGTCCCACCCGGACCAGCCGCTCATCTTCGCCATCGGCTGCCTCTCCGGCTACTTCCCCCTCATGAGCAAGGTCGTGGCGGGCTTCAAGTCGCCCTACCACGACCAGTACGCCGAATCCCACGCCGGGGGACGGCTCGGCCTGTGCATGCGCTTCTCCGGCTACGACGCCGTCGTCCTCACCGGCCGCGCCAAGACCCCCTGCGCCGTGCACGTGGGCAGCCGCAGCGTGGAGGTCCAGGACGCCAACTACCTCTGGGGCGCCAACGCCTTCACCACCGGCCGCATCATCCGCCGCGCCTTTCCCGGCTCCTCCGGACACCGCAGCATCCTGCGCATCGGCCCGGCCGGAGAAACCCTCTCGGCCTACGCCTGCATCAACGTGGACACCTTCCGCCACTTCGGCCGCCTGGGCTCCGGCTCGGTCATGGGCGTGAAGAACGTCAAGGCCATGGTCGTCACCGGCGACGCGGACTTCGACCTGCCCGGCGACCCCAAGGCCTACACGGCCCTGTTCAAGAAGGTGCACCAGGAGATGACCGCCACGGAGATGATGAGCAAGTACCACAACCTCGGCACGCCCGGGAACGTCATCCCCCTGAACGAGCTCTCCTCCCTGCCCATCCGCAATCTCCAACAAACACGCGATCCAGACGCAGTGGGCATTTCCGGGGAGAAGTTTGCGGAAGACCTGCTGATCCGCAACGCCGCCTGCGCGGGCTGCCCCGTGGGCTGCATCCACGTCGGCATGCTGCGCGAACAGTTCCAGGCCGAACACCGCTTCCAGATCCGGCAGGTCTCCTACGACCACGAACTCATCTTCTCCGTGGGCGCCATGCTCGGCGTCATGAACGCCTCCCACGCCCTGGCCCTCATGGACGAGGTCGAAAAGCAGGGGCTCGACGTCATGAGCGCGGGCGTGGCCCTGGCCTGGGCCACCGAGGCCCAGCAGAAAGGCGTCGTTTCCCGCGAACAGACCGGCGCCGACCTCGCCTTCGGCAACGTCGAGGGCTACAAGCACGCCATCTGGTCCCTGGGCCACGCCGACAACGAGTTCTACCGCGACCTCGCCCAGGGGGCCATGACCGCCGCGAGAAAATACGGCGGCGAGGACTTCGCCTGCGTGCTCGGACAGGAAATGGCCGGATACGCCACCGGAGAGACCTTCTTCGCCTCCCAGTCCCTCTCCTTCCGCCACTCCCACCTGGATACCGGGGCCTACGGCTACGACCAGAAAAAGCACGACAAGGACGTGGACAAGGCCGTCAAATACCTCGTGGACGACGAACGCGAACGCGTCCTCCTCACCTGCATGGTCTCCTGCCTCTTCGCCCGCGGCGTGTACAAGAAGGAACTGCTCGCCGAATGCCTCTCCGCCGTCGGCCTGCCCGACCTGGCCGCGAACATGGACGCCCCGGCCGAGGCCATGCAGCGCCTGCGCTGGCGCATGCGCCTCGCCACCGGCTACGATCCCGCCAAGACCCGCGTGCCCAAACGCTTCATGCAGATCGAGACCTGGGCCGGAAAAATGGACCAGGACTACCTCGACTCCCTGCGCTCCGCCTACACCGACGCCATCCGCGAACTCGGCGCAAAGCCCGAGCCGACTGCCGAGGCATAG
- a CDS encoding 4Fe-4S binding protein codes for MKILRAPRMDRCIGCHSCSLACARQVHKKFSWHMAGIRIKSSGGITTGYEAQLCLGCEPAPCAVACPTGAYSQRKGGGVLVKMKLCIRCGRCAEACPVDAIFLDDSSTPYVCIHCGQCVPFCPHDCLELREKPEHVCVGGTCDV; via the coding sequence ATGAAAATACTGCGCGCGCCGCGCATGGACCGCTGCATCGGGTGCCACTCGTGCTCCTTGGCCTGTGCGCGCCAGGTGCACAAGAAATTCTCCTGGCACATGGCCGGCATCCGCATCAAGTCCAGCGGCGGCATAACCACCGGCTACGAGGCCCAGCTCTGCCTCGGCTGCGAGCCCGCGCCCTGCGCCGTGGCCTGCCCCACCGGCGCCTACTCCCAGCGCAAGGGAGGAGGCGTGCTGGTCAAGATGAAGCTCTGCATCCGCTGCGGCCGCTGCGCCGAGGCCTGCCCCGTGGACGCCATCTTCCTGGACGACTCGAGCACCCCCTACGTCTGCATCCACTGCGGCCAGTGCGTGCCCTTCTGCCCGCACGACTGCCTCGAGCTGCGCGAAAAGCCCGAACACGTCTGCGTGGGAGGGACCTGCGATGTCTGA
- a CDS encoding potassium transporter Kup has protein sequence MENQTHAGKTPLLPLTLTALGVVYGDIGTSPLYALRECFLGEMGLATTHANVLGVLSLIFWALILIISCKYLLFILQADNQGEGGILALMALATHGGSERGVGRLLIPLGLFGAALLYGDGMITPAISVLSAVEGLQVAAPSVQHFIIPLTVAILIGLFMVQRHGTAGVGRVFGPVTLVWFAVLAVMGVSWIVKRPEVLWALDPAYAAAFFMHNGLPGFVVLGAVFLVVTGGEALYADMGHFGRVPIRLAWFTVVLPGLVLNYFGQGALLLERPDAVTNPFYLMAPTWALTPLLLLATAATVIASQAVISGAFSLTMQAVQLGYSPRLAIEHTSATERGQIYVPAVNWLLMICCVGLVIGFESSGALAAAYGIAVTTTMVITTALFYTVARRRWHWSRLAAALPCLGFLVADIAFLGANALKIVHGGWFPLLVAGMFFALMATWKDGRHVLARRMVAGAVPLDKLPTLLAHEPPARVPGTAVFMAGNPQIVPPALLHNLKHNRVLHERVAILTVVTEDRPVVPRSERKLIEPLSGGITRVTLRYGFMQSPNVPRALHDLVLDGWEFDIHDTTFFLGRESLVASGGSGMSGWRERLFAFMSGIARSATAFYGLPPDRIVELGSQVKL, from the coding sequence ATGGAAAATCAGACGCACGCGGGCAAGACCCCGCTTCTCCCCCTGACGCTGACCGCGCTCGGCGTGGTCTACGGCGACATCGGCACGAGCCCCCTCTACGCGCTCCGCGAGTGCTTTCTCGGCGAGATGGGCCTGGCCACCACGCACGCCAACGTGCTCGGCGTGCTTTCCCTGATCTTCTGGGCGCTCATCCTGATCATCTCCTGCAAGTACCTGCTGTTCATCCTGCAGGCGGACAACCAGGGCGAGGGCGGCATCCTGGCGCTCATGGCCCTGGCCACGCACGGCGGCAGCGAGCGCGGCGTCGGCAGGCTGCTGATCCCGCTCGGCCTGTTCGGCGCGGCCCTGCTCTACGGCGACGGCATGATCACCCCGGCCATCTCGGTGCTTTCGGCCGTGGAAGGCCTGCAGGTGGCGGCGCCCTCGGTGCAGCACTTCATCATTCCCTTGACCGTGGCCATCCTCATCGGGCTGTTCATGGTGCAGCGCCACGGCACCGCCGGCGTGGGCCGGGTCTTCGGCCCGGTGACGCTCGTGTGGTTCGCGGTGCTGGCGGTCATGGGCGTGTCCTGGATCGTCAAGCGGCCCGAGGTGCTGTGGGCGCTGGATCCGGCCTACGCGGCAGCCTTCTTCATGCACAACGGGCTGCCGGGCTTCGTGGTCCTGGGCGCGGTCTTCCTGGTGGTCACGGGCGGCGAGGCGCTGTACGCGGACATGGGCCATTTCGGCCGCGTGCCCATCCGCCTGGCCTGGTTCACCGTGGTCCTGCCCGGTCTCGTGCTCAACTACTTCGGCCAGGGCGCGCTGCTTCTGGAGCGTCCCGACGCGGTGACCAACCCCTTCTACCTCATGGCCCCGACCTGGGCCCTGACCCCGCTTCTGCTGCTGGCCACGGCGGCCACGGTCATCGCCTCGCAGGCGGTCATCTCGGGCGCCTTCTCCCTGACCATGCAGGCGGTGCAGCTCGGCTACAGCCCGCGCCTGGCCATCGAGCACACCTCGGCCACGGAGCGCGGGCAGATCTACGTCCCGGCCGTGAATTGGCTGCTCATGATCTGCTGCGTGGGGCTGGTCATCGGCTTCGAGTCGTCGGGCGCGCTGGCCGCGGCCTACGGCATCGCCGTGACCACGACCATGGTCATCACCACGGCGCTCTTCTACACCGTGGCGCGGCGGCGCTGGCACTGGAGCCGCCTGGCCGCGGCCCTGCCGTGCCTGGGCTTCCTGGTGGCGGACATCGCGTTCCTCGGCGCCAACGCGCTGAAGATCGTGCACGGCGGCTGGTTCCCGCTGCTCGTGGCGGGCATGTTCTTCGCCCTCATGGCCACCTGGAAGGACGGCCGCCACGTGCTGGCGCGCCGCATGGTGGCGGGCGCCGTGCCCCTGGACAAGCTGCCCACCCTGCTGGCCCACGAGCCCCCGGCCCGCGTGCCGGGCACGGCCGTGTTCATGGCTGGCAACCCGCAGATCGTGCCCCCGGCGCTGCTGCACAACCTCAAGCACAACCGCGTGCTGCACGAGCGCGTGGCCATCCTCACGGTGGTCACGGAGGACCGGCCCGTGGTGCCCAGGAGCGAGCGCAAGCTCATCGAGCCCCTGTCCGGCGGCATCACGCGCGTGACGCTGCGCTACGGCTTCATGCAGTCGCCCAACGTCCCCCGCGCCCTGCACGACCTCGTCCTGGACGGCTGGGAGTTCGACATCCACGACACGACCTTCTTCCTGGGCCGCGAGTCCCTGGTGGCCAGCGGCGGCTCGGGCATGTCCGGCTGGCGCGAGCGCCTCTTCGCCTTCATGTCCGGCATCGCCCGCTCGGCCACGGCCTTCTACGGCCTGCCGCCGGACCGCATCGTGGAACTGGGCAGCCAGGTCAAGCTCTAG